One window of Paenibacillus albicereus genomic DNA carries:
- a CDS encoding DUF3221 domain-containing protein: MRSPAVRQQESNAVHTPPDHAQVRLFRPALAGMSAFSHRRSDLKRQEGSRLRHRRPDRQGPAALGLRHHGLLGLLAALALLASVLAGCGSSGGAKPPPPVGSEAPPWIGHVVRVEEGQFLFTSSAPGLPRNEAVWFTAAGELPRVGQKVAVVIQGNAIASSYPGQGGASSVQPLKEEGEPFAGASLTAAEAIRQALEQLPEPAVPVVHNVIYAAEEGSWTVRIEDDQAKDGRIQAIQIPDEQTPSELVMTGYVVRIDKGGFLLTGKGGPSGNAVSVTSRTSVELGQQVRVRFVGGINESYPAQAKAASVERIDSDDPQELALSRQEAIRMALKQTHAAVPVIIGSSYLENGASWTIVIQDGMDVEAEPENVGIRVDQATTP, encoded by the coding sequence ATGCGAAGTCCAGCCGTCCGGCAGCAGGAATCGAATGCCGTCCACACGCCTCCCGACCATGCCCAAGTCAGATTATTCCGGCCCGCCCTGGCTGGAATGTCCGCCTTCAGCCATCGCCGCTCGGATCTAAAGAGGCAGGAAGGCTCCAGGCTGCGCCACCGCCGCCCGGATCGGCAAGGTCCGGCAGCCCTCGGCCTGCGCCATCACGGCTTGCTTGGCCTGCTGGCCGCGCTCGCCCTGCTGGCCAGCGTGCTGGCGGGCTGCGGCTCGAGCGGCGGCGCGAAGCCTCCGCCTCCGGTCGGCTCCGAAGCTCCGCCATGGATCGGGCATGTCGTGCGCGTCGAGGAGGGGCAGTTCCTGTTCACTTCCTCCGCGCCTGGTTTGCCGCGCAACGAGGCTGTCTGGTTCACGGCCGCAGGGGAGCTTCCCCGGGTCGGGCAGAAGGTGGCTGTCGTCATTCAAGGGAATGCGATCGCATCCAGCTATCCCGGTCAGGGCGGCGCCAGCTCCGTCCAGCCGCTGAAGGAGGAGGGGGAGCCGTTCGCAGGCGCGTCCCTGACGGCAGCCGAAGCGATCCGCCAGGCGCTGGAGCAGCTGCCGGAGCCTGCCGTTCCGGTCGTGCATAATGTCATCTATGCCGCAGAAGAGGGAAGCTGGACCGTTCGGATCGAGGACGATCAAGCGAAAGACGGACGGATTCAGGCGATCCAGATCCCAGACGAACAGACGCCATCCGAGCTTGTGATGACCGGCTACGTCGTCCGCATCGACAAGGGCGGGTTCCTGTTGACCGGTAAGGGAGGTCCGTCCGGCAACGCGGTATCCGTCACGAGCCGGACATCCGTCGAGCTCGGCCAGCAGGTGCGGGTCCGCTTTGTCGGAGGCATCAATGAATCCTATCCGGCCCAGGCGAAGGCGGCGTCCGTGGAGCGAATCGACAGCGACGATCCGCAGGAGCTGGCTCTGTCGCGGCAGGAGGCGATCCGCATGGCCCTCAAGCAGACTCATGCGGCCGTGCCCGTCATCATCGGAAGCTCGTACCTGGAAAACGGCGCGAGCTGGACGATCGTCATCCAGGACGGCATGGATGTCGAAGCGGAGCCGGAAAATGTCGGCATCCGGGTCGATCAGGCGACCACGCCATGA
- a CDS encoding MFS transporter, whose protein sequence is MTTWRQAVLLVSGLGLSYLGNWIYFVAINLTVLDLSGGSAAAVAGLFVLRPAALLLTNFWSGSIVDRADPRRLMIASDVVRGALMAAIPFVSTLWGIYGLVFLIGLAGSFFGPSQQVYIVKLIPGEERARFNSILGMSSSGAFLLGPAVSGLLIPLWGADFSIFFNAATFFACAGMIALLPPVGKGRAVASAAPKEAEADRGEWAAGAAERSLHGSNSADEPSLPAGSALAAPGKVRLPQLRALAADWREVGRFARSAKPFLLVYGLFQGAMLLGAAIDSQEATFILEQLALSPEAYGLLVSMTGIGSLAGASTAALLARRVPFLWYLGGGTFLTCLFYLLFYLSDGFWMPAAAFIGLGFGMAYAGAGYATYFQQQVPPDLMGRVASASDMAQGGLQIGLTLLVGLLADRLGLQAVCIAFAALSVGLGLALFVRTSLFRRPAAGGSSGFGI, encoded by the coding sequence ATGACCACGTGGAGGCAAGCGGTCCTGCTCGTCAGCGGGCTGGGGCTGTCCTATCTCGGCAACTGGATCTACTTCGTCGCCATCAACCTGACCGTGCTCGATCTGAGCGGAGGCTCGGCCGCCGCCGTGGCGGGCTTGTTCGTGCTGCGCCCTGCCGCGCTGCTGCTGACGAACTTCTGGTCGGGCAGCATCGTCGACCGGGCCGATCCGCGGCGGCTGATGATCGCCTCCGACGTCGTGCGCGGCGCGCTGATGGCGGCCATTCCTTTCGTCTCCACGCTGTGGGGCATCTATGGGCTGGTATTCCTGATCGGGCTCGCCGGCTCGTTCTTCGGCCCTAGCCAGCAGGTGTACATCGTCAAGCTCATCCCCGGAGAAGAGCGGGCGCGCTTCAACTCCATCCTCGGCATGAGCAGCTCCGGCGCGTTCCTGCTCGGGCCGGCCGTCTCGGGCCTGCTCATCCCGCTATGGGGCGCGGATTTCAGCATCTTCTTCAATGCCGCGACGTTCTTCGCCTGCGCCGGCATGATCGCGCTGCTGCCGCCCGTAGGCAAAGGCCGCGCAGTCGCGTCTGCGGCTCCCAAGGAGGCCGAGGCGGATCGGGGCGAGTGGGCCGCCGGTGCAGCCGAACGCTCCCTTCATGGCTCGAATTCCGCCGACGAACCGAGCCTCCCTGCAGGCTCCGCCCTGGCCGCGCCAGGGAAAGTCCGGCTGCCGCAGCTGCGGGCTTTGGCCGCCGACTGGCGGGAGGTCGGACGCTTCGCTCGCTCGGCCAAGCCGTTCCTGCTCGTGTACGGCCTTTTCCAAGGAGCGATGCTGCTGGGAGCGGCGATCGACTCGCAGGAGGCGACATTCATCCTCGAGCAGCTTGCGCTGTCCCCGGAGGCGTACGGCCTGCTCGTCAGCATGACCGGCATCGGCTCGCTGGCCGGCGCGTCGACGGCGGCGCTGCTCGCACGGCGCGTGCCGTTCCTCTGGTATCTCGGCGGCGGCACGTTCCTGACCTGCCTCTTCTACCTGCTCTTCTATCTATCGGACGGGTTCTGGATGCCGGCGGCGGCGTTCATCGGACTCGGGTTCGGCATGGCGTATGCAGGGGCCGGCTATGCGACGTATTTCCAGCAGCAGGTGCCGCCGGACTTGATGGGCCGCGTCGCCAGCGCGTCGGATATGGCGCAGGGCGGCCTGCAGATCGGGCTTACGCTGCTCGTCGGCCTGCTGGCGGACCGTCTCGGCCTGCAAGCGGTATGCATCGCGTTCGCTGCGCTCTCCGTAGGGCTGGGACTGGCGCTCTTCGTGCGCACGTCGCTCTTCAGGCGGCCGGCGGCAGGGGGATCTTCCGGATTCGGCATCTGA
- a CDS encoding serine hydrolase domain-containing protein, with protein MKTTNPSGRGFTETGLNRMRGVLERHVESGSIPGLVALVSRGGETHAIALGTMRHDGGAPMARDTIFRMASTSKIVTAAPVMALLDECKLHLDDTVDKWLPELANPRVLKRPDGPLDETVPARRPITVRDLLTSTFGLGVDLTLMGTPGQTAIFEKGLYDAPGLEMPEPDEWMRRLGTIPLSYQPGERWQYHVSNEVLGVLVARVSGQPFETFLRDRILDPLGMKDTGFYVPEAKIHRLPPAYIPDPQTGAFHVWDEGAGGRYSKPPQFHAAGGGLLSTVEDYHAYLQMLLNGGRHGNERILSRPAVELMTTNRLTPEQQAHREVLAKNNVHLSHGQGQQGGWGFGMAVRTYRADYASVGQFGWDGGTGTAAYADPAKQLSGVVLTQVGMSTSASAHLIHDFWTTAYQAIED; from the coding sequence ATGAAAACGACGAACCCAAGCGGCAGAGGCTTTACGGAAACAGGATTGAACCGCATGCGCGGCGTGCTGGAGCGGCATGTGGAGTCCGGGAGCATTCCCGGCCTCGTCGCCTTGGTCAGCCGCGGCGGCGAGACGCATGCGATCGCGCTCGGCACGATGCGCCATGACGGCGGGGCGCCGATGGCCCGGGACACGATTTTCCGGATGGCGTCGACGTCCAAGATCGTCACGGCCGCGCCGGTCATGGCGCTGCTCGACGAGTGCAAGCTTCATCTGGACGACACGGTCGACAAGTGGCTGCCCGAGCTGGCGAATCCACGGGTGCTGAAGCGGCCGGACGGCCCGCTGGACGAAACGGTGCCGGCGCGCCGGCCGATCACCGTGCGCGATCTGCTGACGTCCACGTTCGGGCTCGGCGTCGACCTGACGCTGATGGGAACTCCGGGCCAGACCGCGATTTTTGAAAAAGGGCTGTACGACGCCCCCGGCTTGGAGATGCCGGAGCCCGACGAATGGATGCGCCGGCTCGGCACGATTCCGCTCAGCTACCAGCCCGGAGAGCGGTGGCAGTATCACGTCAGCAACGAAGTGCTCGGGGTGCTCGTCGCCCGCGTCTCGGGCCAGCCGTTCGAGACGTTCCTGCGGGACCGCATCCTCGACCCGCTCGGCATGAAGGATACCGGCTTCTACGTGCCCGAGGCCAAGATCCACCGGCTGCCGCCCGCCTACATCCCCGATCCGCAGACCGGAGCGTTCCACGTCTGGGACGAAGGCGCAGGCGGACGCTACTCCAAGCCGCCTCAGTTCCACGCAGCCGGCGGCGGGCTGCTCTCCACCGTCGAAGACTATCACGCTTATCTGCAGATGCTGCTGAACGGGGGAAGGCACGGGAACGAGCGCATCCTCTCCCGCCCTGCCGTCGAGCTGATGACGACCAACCGCCTCACGCCCGAGCAGCAAGCGCATCGGGAAGTTCTGGCCAAGAACAACGTCCACCTGTCGCATGGCCAAGGGCAGCAGGGCGGTTGGGGCTTCGGCATGGCGGTCCGCACTTACCGCGCCGACTATGCGTCCGTCGGCCAGTTCGGCTGGGACGGCGGCACCGGCACTGCGGCATACGCCGATCCGGCGAAGCAGCTTTCCGGCGTCGTGCTCACCCAGGTCGGGATGTCCACCTCGGCTTCCGCGCATCTGATCCATGATTTCTGGACCACGGCCTACCAGGCGATCGAAGACTGA
- a CDS encoding pentapeptide repeat-containing protein, whose product MKTIQPSRKQASTTISAGNLAQSDLAGVTVQRGEFNSSALQKSDFSGADLTGSTLKSSDVREVRFDGANLTDCSLCELDLTNASFANAILVRTRFSNSALDGARFAGATLTDVALTRADLRSTRFEDCVFEGVDFKQSDLSGQRFDGQTFIGVCFDNAALAGASFRNASLRQVSFQPGFTLTKRYYRMLKTICFDGATMDKLTFALLKGMDADLSHVTVI is encoded by the coding sequence ATGAAAACCATTCAACCCTCCCGCAAGCAAGCATCGACGACGATCAGCGCCGGCAACCTGGCCCAAAGCGATCTCGCCGGCGTCACGGTCCAACGAGGAGAATTCAACAGCAGCGCGCTGCAAAAATCCGACTTCTCAGGCGCGGACTTGACCGGCAGCACGCTCAAAAGCAGCGATGTGCGCGAGGTCCGATTCGATGGCGCGAATCTGACCGACTGCAGCCTATGCGAGCTTGACCTGACGAACGCCAGCTTCGCGAACGCGATCCTTGTCCGGACCCGGTTCAGCAACTCCGCGCTTGACGGAGCCCGGTTCGCCGGGGCAACGCTGACGGACGTCGCCCTGACCCGAGCGGATCTTCGGAGTACGAGATTTGAAGACTGCGTGTTCGAAGGGGTCGACTTCAAGCAGTCCGACCTGAGCGGGCAGCGATTCGACGGACAGACGTTCATCGGCGTCTGCTTCGATAACGCGGCTTTGGCCGGCGCTTCGTTCCGGAACGCCTCGCTCCGTCAAGTCTCGTTCCAGCCGGGCTTCACGTTGACCAAGCGCTATTATCGCATGCTTAAAACCATCTGCTTCGACGGCGCGACCATGGATAAGCTGACCTTCGCCTTGCTCAAAGGCATGGATGCCGATCTGTCCCACGTCACGGTCATCTAA
- a CDS encoding TetR/AcrR family transcriptional regulator translates to MARNKYPEETVSQILNAALGLFIQKGYEQTSVQDIINELGGLTKGAIYHHFKSKEEIMQAVIDHLFKDVDVMLSAIRDDKKLSGLEKLRAISRASLDNPAQNEVASATPSLLRNPKLLAAQIEHIFQKAAPIHIQPIIEEGMRDGSIRTDYPQELSEVLLVLTNLWLNPAVIEASPEAMLRKVKFFDEILKGLGLDLFDDQMLRRYEELFRLSVRAERKDD, encoded by the coding sequence ATGGCCCGAAACAAATACCCTGAAGAAACGGTCAGCCAGATCCTGAACGCGGCGCTCGGCCTGTTCATCCAAAAAGGCTACGAGCAGACGTCCGTGCAGGACATCATCAACGAGCTGGGAGGGCTGACGAAAGGAGCGATCTACCACCACTTCAAGTCGAAGGAAGAGATCATGCAGGCCGTCATCGACCATCTGTTCAAGGACGTGGACGTGATGCTGTCCGCGATTCGGGACGACAAGAAGCTGAGCGGCCTGGAGAAGCTCCGCGCCATATCCCGAGCTTCCCTCGACAATCCCGCCCAGAACGAAGTCGCATCGGCAACGCCGAGCCTCCTGCGCAATCCGAAGCTGCTGGCGGCCCAGATCGAGCATATTTTCCAGAAGGCCGCTCCGATCCACATCCAGCCGATCATCGAAGAAGGCATGCGGGACGGCTCGATCCGCACCGACTACCCGCAGGAGCTCAGCGAAGTGCTGCTCGTGCTGACGAATCTGTGGCTGAATCCGGCGGTCATCGAGGCCTCGCCCGAGGCGATGCTGCGCAAGGTGAAGTTCTTTGATGAAATTCTGAAAGGCCTGGGACTCGACCTGTTCGATGACCAGATGCTTCGCCGCTACGAGGAGCTGTTCCGCTTGTCCGTGCGAGCCGAACGCAAAGACGACTAG
- a CDS encoding HAD family hydrolase yields MALLLAGEKSFEVEAILFDKDGTLLEFSYTWGAWTRHMQEGFTAPLEAKGFPALPLAELGREWGISFGEDGVASGYDRSGPLAAGTLAELLALLTACGYRRGLSWSEARVFAQEGLHRAEGLMQQKRPALALPGVPELLAACRTAGLPAAVVTADETTSAVQHLSWLGLDGYFAEIIGTDQVDRGKPYGDMVELACRRLGVDPARVAVVGDTNGDMRMARAAGAGAAIGLAEAAQAGELPDADVVLPSCAQLRLRG; encoded by the coding sequence ATGGCGCTGCTGCTGGCAGGAGAGAAGAGCTTCGAGGTGGAGGCGATCCTGTTCGACAAGGACGGGACGCTGCTGGAATTCAGCTATACGTGGGGAGCATGGACGCGGCATATGCAGGAGGGCTTCACGGCGCCGTTGGAGGCGAAAGGGTTCCCGGCGCTGCCGCTGGCTGAGCTGGGCCGGGAATGGGGCATCTCGTTCGGCGAGGACGGCGTCGCCTCCGGCTATGACCGGAGCGGGCCGCTTGCGGCCGGCACGCTGGCCGAGCTGCTGGCGCTCCTGACGGCATGCGGCTACCGGCGCGGCCTCAGCTGGAGCGAGGCGCGCGTCTTCGCCCAGGAAGGGCTGCACCGGGCCGAGGGCCTCATGCAGCAGAAGCGTCCCGCGCTGGCGCTGCCGGGCGTGCCGGAGCTGCTGGCCGCCTGCCGGACGGCCGGGCTGCCGGCCGCCGTCGTGACCGCGGACGAGACGACGTCCGCCGTCCAGCATCTGAGCTGGCTCGGCCTGGACGGATATTTCGCCGAGATCATCGGCACCGACCAGGTCGACCGGGGCAAGCCGTACGGCGACATGGTCGAGCTGGCCTGCCGCCGGCTCGGCGTCGACCCCGCGCGCGTCGCCGTCGTCGGCGATACGAACGGCGACATGCGCATGGCGCGGGCCGCCGGAGCGGGCGCCGCCATCGGCCTGGCCGAGGCGGCCCAGGCGGGCGAGCTGCCGGATGCCGACGTCGTCTTGCCGTCCTGCGCGCAGCTGCGGCTGCGGGGATAG
- a CDS encoding phospholipase D-like domain-containing protein gives MPLALALLLLYAGVVIYHANKPLPSGVSFEGAVHPVPKGGLELLTDLTYEDEDGGKTTEQAIFARMLRAIGEAERFVVLDLFLFNGYYNEDQSFPPLSRPVADALIARKKELPELSVTVITDDVNTSYGSHPAPDLERLRQAGIPVVVTDVDPLRDSNPLYTAAWRLTAGWISPKGQGWLPNKMATGAPDMTVRSYLKLVNAKANHRKVLITEDTLVVASANAHDASFYNSNSGYAVTGVPKLLAEALRSEQAAIDLSGSNVRLPGPDQLAPAPASDTPSAAASNPASSASASTSAADAPAASAAEQASVQLLTEGRIRAHVLRDLDAAQAGDRIWLGMFYLADRDVVQALVRASDRGAQVRLILDPNEVAFGNSKIGVPNRPVAAELRDRTEGRIEVRWYNTDQEQYHAKLMLVAGRDGAVIHNGSANFTTRNLDDLNLETNLRVQAGPDSRPAAELEAYFRKLWTNDGARYTLDYSEYEEKTEWIKRILYRVQDRLGFTTF, from the coding sequence TTGCCGCTGGCGCTCGCGCTGCTGCTGCTGTATGCCGGCGTCGTCATCTACCACGCCAACAAGCCGCTGCCGTCCGGCGTCTCGTTCGAGGGGGCGGTCCATCCCGTGCCGAAGGGCGGCCTTGAGCTGCTGACCGATCTCACGTACGAGGACGAGGACGGGGGCAAGACGACGGAGCAGGCGATCTTTGCGCGCATGCTCCGGGCGATCGGGGAAGCCGAGCGGTTCGTCGTGCTCGATCTGTTTCTTTTCAACGGGTATTACAACGAGGATCAGTCCTTCCCGCCGCTGAGCCGGCCGGTCGCCGATGCGCTCATCGCCCGCAAAAAAGAGCTTCCGGAGCTGAGCGTCACCGTCATCACGGATGACGTCAACACCTCCTACGGCTCGCATCCCGCGCCGGATCTGGAGCGGCTCCGGCAAGCCGGCATCCCCGTCGTCGTGACTGACGTCGACCCGCTGCGGGATTCGAATCCGCTCTATACGGCCGCGTGGCGGTTGACGGCGGGCTGGATCAGCCCGAAGGGCCAAGGCTGGCTGCCCAACAAGATGGCGACCGGAGCGCCCGACATGACCGTCCGCTCCTACCTCAAGCTCGTCAACGCCAAGGCCAATCACCGCAAGGTGCTCATCACCGAGGATACGCTCGTCGTCGCCAGCGCAAATGCGCATGACGCGAGCTTCTACAACTCCAACAGCGGCTATGCCGTCACCGGCGTGCCGAAGCTGCTGGCCGAGGCGCTGCGCAGCGAGCAGGCGGCGATCGACCTCTCCGGCTCGAACGTGCGCCTGCCGGGGCCGGATCAGCTCGCGCCGGCGCCGGCTTCTGACACGCCTTCTGCAGCCGCATCCAATCCGGCTTCGTCCGCATCCGCATCCACATCCGCGGCAGACGCCCCAGCCGCATCCGCAGCGGAGCAAGCCTCCGTGCAGCTGCTCACCGAGGGACGCATCCGCGCGCATGTGCTGCGCGACCTGGATGCCGCCCAGGCGGGCGACCGGATCTGGCTGGGGATGTTCTATCTGGCGGACCGCGACGTCGTGCAGGCGCTGGTCCGAGCTTCCGATCGCGGCGCGCAGGTGCGGCTCATCCTCGATCCGAACGAGGTCGCGTTCGGCAACTCCAAGATCGGGGTGCCCAACCGGCCCGTGGCGGCGGAGCTGCGGGACCGGACGGAAGGCCGCATCGAGGTGCGCTGGTACAACACAGACCAGGAGCAGTACCATGCCAAGCTCATGCTCGTCGCCGGCCGGGACGGCGCGGTCATCCATAACGGCTCGGCCAACTTCACGACGCGCAACCTGGACGATCTCAACCTGGAGACGAACCTGCGGGTGCAGGCCGGCCCGGACAGCCGCCCCGCCGCCGAGCTGGAGGCGTACTTCCGCAAGCTGTGGACGAACGACGGCGCCCGCTACACGCTCGACTACAGCGAGTACGAGGAGAAGACCGAATGGATCAAGCGCATCCTGTACCGCGTGCAGGACCGGCTCGGCTTCACGACGTTCTAA